CTACCTCCGTCCGCGAACTGAACCTACAAACATTGAACGAACACACCGACCGCAACACCTTGCCACAATTGCTGCAACCGCTGCACGAAGGCCGCAACATGGGTTTGCTCAGCGAGGCGGGTTGCCCGGCTGTGGCCGACCCGGGAGCGGATTTGGTTGCGCTGGCGCATGAGAACGGCTTTGCAGTGCATCCCCTGATCGGTCCGTCGAGCATCATGCTGGCTTTGATGGCCTCGGGGGCAAACGGGCAGAGCTTTGTCTTTAAAGGTTATCTGCCGTCTGAAAAAAACGAACGCGCCGCCGCGCTGAAAAGTGTAGAGCAACATTCGCGGCAATCGGGAGAAACCATACTGTTTATTGAGACGCCATACCGGAATGACGCCCTCCTGTCCGACGCCGTCGCCCTGCTCCATCCGAAGACACGACTTTGCATTGCCTGCGATCTAACCACGCCGAACGAGTTAATTATCAGCCAACCTGTTTCCGTATGGAAAGAATCGGAAAAACTCCCCTGTCTGAAAAAACGCCCGACGATTTTTGTCTTGCAGGCATAAGCTGCTTGCAAAAGCATGAGTACCACCCTATAATCCGTGCTTCATTACGGAATGTAGCGCAGCCCGGTAGCGCACTTCGTTCGGGACGAAGGGGTCGGAGGTTCGAATCCTCTCATTCCGACCAAATTAAAAAAAGCAACCTAAACGGTTGCTTTTTTTAATTTTTTTTGATTCACCAATCTTTTCATCCAATCAAACTGCCGCAATCGTTTTTCAGACGGCCTATCCAACCAAATAGGCCGTCTGAAAAACATTCCGCAAGCCAGACAAAAAGCGTTTTCTCAGTTAGCTGAAGCCTCAGCCATATTGGCAACGAATTTGTCAAAAAGGCAAGCTACGTCATGCGGACCGGGACTGGCTTCGGGATGGCCTTGAAAACTGAATATAGGGCGGTCTGCCAATTCGATGCCTTGCAGAGAGCCGTCAAACAGCGAACGATGGGT
The window above is part of the Neisseria bacilliformis genome. Proteins encoded here:
- a CDS encoding SAM-dependent methyltransferase, which gives rise to MQPTLYLIPTPLGTPDTPCLLPHEQAQITALTDFIVEAEKTARAHLKHLGITTSVRELNLQTLNEHTDRNTLPQLLQPLHEGRNMGLLSEAGCPAVADPGADLVALAHENGFAVHPLIGPSSIMLALMASGANGQSFVFKGYLPSEKNERAAALKSVEQHSRQSGETILFIETPYRNDALLSDAVALLHPKTRLCIACDLTTPNELIISQPVSVWKESEKLPCLKKRPTIFVLQA